Proteins encoded in a region of the Deltaproteobacteria bacterium genome:
- a CDS encoding thiamine pyrophosphate-binding protein: MARVSEVFVRALKEAGVSHVFGIPSIHNIGLYDALREEPEIRHILCRHESSATHMADGYARAGKGVGVVITSTGPGAGYLTAPLIEAWGSSSPVLAITTNIAANKIGKGTGTLHELEEQDLIFKNMTKKRFCIRPGDDVVTMVSMAVQTAFSGRTGPVYLEIPTDLWDQNVPRNGVAGSSQGPAIDPDQGYENLDQAAGLLCEAERPVIVAGTGAVRAGIGEEIRVIAEALQAPIVTGAEGKGLVPEDHDLAFGNAARRGTVREILGSCTVALAIGTRLRNVDYQRRGVSLPRLIHVDWDDTWIGKNYPAEMRFTGDIRTIARRLSEMVTAKVHGMGNRGERIPALQDRIRKEREIITKECLEIGYLDTLRRVIPPNGSLVVDNTMLGYWAEYFYPSLMPGGLVTAKGSAIIGFGFSAAIGLKIACPERPVVAVSGDGGFFYGAQELSTCRRHGIGFPVVVVNDGAYGMIDLLQRQFYGRGDFETNLINPDLPAFAASFGIGAERVDSPQGLEQALKYALTSKEMRLIELAASFTKNPFIRY, from the coding sequence ATGGCCAGGGTATCGGAAGTTTTTGTTCGGGCATTAAAAGAAGCGGGGGTAAGCCATGTCTTCGGTATCCCCAGCATTCACAATATCGGGCTTTACGATGCCCTGCGGGAAGAACCGGAAATCCGGCACATCCTTTGCCGGCATGAATCCAGCGCCACCCATATGGCCGACGGTTACGCCCGGGCCGGAAAAGGGGTAGGGGTCGTCATTACCTCTACCGGTCCCGGTGCCGGGTATCTGACGGCCCCCCTCATCGAGGCTTGGGGAAGCTCCTCCCCGGTCCTGGCCATCACGACGAATATTGCCGCCAACAAGATCGGAAAGGGCACGGGGACCCTCCATGAACTGGAAGAGCAGGACCTTATTTTCAAAAACATGACCAAGAAACGATTTTGCATTCGGCCAGGGGACGACGTAGTTACGATGGTGTCCATGGCCGTTCAAACGGCCTTTTCCGGTCGAACCGGTCCGGTCTATCTGGAAATCCCGACAGACCTCTGGGACCAGAATGTCCCCAGGAACGGAGTGGCAGGGTCTTCTCAGGGGCCGGCTATCGATCCGGATCAAGGATACGAAAATCTCGATCAGGCGGCCGGTCTCCTCTGCGAGGCCGAACGGCCCGTGATCGTTGCCGGTACCGGTGCGGTTCGGGCCGGGATCGGTGAGGAGATACGGGTCATTGCCGAGGCGCTCCAGGCGCCGATAGTCACCGGTGCCGAGGGGAAAGGCCTGGTCCCCGAAGATCATGATCTGGCCTTCGGCAACGCCGCCCGACGCGGGACGGTCCGGGAGATACTGGGGTCCTGTACGGTAGCCCTGGCCATCGGGACCCGGCTGCGTAACGTGGATTATCAGCGGCGGGGCGTGTCCCTGCCCCGGCTGATTCATGTGGACTGGGACGACACCTGGATCGGCAAGAATTATCCTGCCGAGATGAGATTCACCGGCGATATCCGGACCATTGCCCGCCGGCTTTCGGAAATGGTCACAGCCAAGGTTCATGGGATGGGAAACAGGGGAGAGCGGATTCCGGCCTTGCAAGACAGGATCAGGAAGGAACGGGAGATTATCACCAAAGAATGCCTGGAAATAGGATACCTCGACACCCTGCGCCGGGTCATCCCCCCCAACGGCAGCCTGGTGGTCGACAACACCATGCTGGGATACTGGGCCGAATATTTCTACCCTTCCTTAATGCCCGGCGGATTGGTGACCGCCAAGGGTTCGGCCATAATCGGCTTCGGATTTTCCGCCGCCATCGGTCTGAAAATCGCCTGTCCTGAACGGCCGGTGGTTGCAGTAAGCGGAGATGGCGGGTTTTTTTATGGCGCCCAGGAACTTTCCACCTGTCGTCGTCACGGGATCGGCTTTCCCGTGGTTGTAGTCAATGATGGGGCTTACGGGATGATCGATCTCCTGCAACGACAGTTTTACGGCCGGGGGGACTTCGAAACGAACCTGATCAATCCCGATCTTCCGGCTTTTGCCGCCTCCTTCGGCATCGGCGCCGAGCGGGTCGATAGCCCCCAGGGGCTGGAGCAGGCACTGAAGTATGCCCTGACGTCAAAGGAAATGCGGCTTATCGAACTGGCGGCCTCTTTTACCAAAAATCCTTTTATAAGATATTAA
- a CDS encoding TIGR04219 family outer membrane beta-barrel protein produces MIIGLPLLLFPRLSLAIGLEAAIGIWNQEPQGKVGYKGDSLDLINDLKYSSGTQFFGRVKIDMPLLIPNFYILATPLGFDGTATKNVSFKFGNQTFNADIPFSSTLRLDHYDLALFYGVPFLKQATLGKINIDGGLNMRVMDIKAGITQGGNSEARSFYLVMPMVYLGFQVKPVDFFSLEGEVRVVAYNSNHHYDLIGRVKYKIFDFIFVSAGYRYEEIAIDQSDVKLDSRVSGPLLEAGFQF; encoded by the coding sequence ATGATTATAGGGCTTCCCTTGTTGTTGTTTCCCCGACTCAGTCTGGCTATTGGCCTTGAGGCGGCTATCGGCATCTGGAATCAAGAGCCGCAGGGAAAGGTGGGTTATAAAGGGGATTCCCTCGACTTGATTAACGATCTGAAATACTCATCGGGTACCCAATTTTTTGGCCGGGTTAAAATTGACATGCCCCTCCTTATCCCCAATTTTTACATCCTGGCCACACCCCTTGGCTTTGATGGAACGGCTACTAAAAATGTCTCCTTTAAATTCGGCAATCAAACATTCAATGCCGATATCCCTTTTTCGTCCACTCTTAGGCTTGATCACTATGATCTGGCCTTATTTTACGGAGTACCTTTTCTGAAACAGGCCACCCTGGGGAAAATTAATATCGATGGGGGATTGAATATGCGGGTTATGGATATAAAAGCCGGGATAACCCAGGGCGGCAATTCAGAAGCCAGAAGTTTTTATTTGGTTATGCCTATGGTTTACCTTGGATTCCAGGTCAAACCCGTAGACTTTTTTTCCCTGGAGGGAGAAGTCCGGGTGGTTGCTTACAATTCCAATCATCACTATGATCTGATTGGTCGGGTTAAATATAAAATTTTTGACTTTATCTTTGTTAGTGCCGGGTACCGCTATGAAGAAATTGCCATCGATCAGAGTGATGTAAAATTGGATAGCAGGGTGAGCGGACCTCTGTTGGAAGCAGGATTTCAATTCTGA
- a CDS encoding 2-hydroxyacyl-CoA dehydratase: MTESIQAFMEWIEGYPEKHRALSLQTPLVGYFCTYTPVELIHASGFIPVRILGESGPIQKAYTLAPSFICPYMRRALEKALEGRYDYLSGMVQGYTCDVACGLTNIWEENIRLGFYHTLPLPYNRNPEARAFFRSIFSELIQKLEAHGGRFSLEALSQSLKIYERVRGLLADLYERRYQGRLMLSAKDLFSIVLAGFVAPPETYLQLLEALVKEVQGQEVIKAARGFPILISGSLLDDPKTLEALEDLGMDVVADDLCTGLRSFYPPAGEGPGEKNDPLDRLTDRYLHRFPCPARQRARDRFPLLMDLVRHSGAGGVIFLLQKFCTPHLADYPILSEAFNKEGLPHILLEIEDSGLTEAQRTRLEAFLEIHGRG; encoded by the coding sequence ATGACAGAATCTATCCAAGCATTTATGGAATGGATTGAAGGGTATCCGGAAAAGCACCGCGCCCTGTCCCTTCAAACTCCGCTTGTCGGCTATTTCTGCACCTATACCCCGGTTGAACTGATTCATGCCTCGGGGTTTATCCCTGTCAGAATCCTGGGTGAATCCGGTCCGATTCAAAAGGCCTATACCCTGGCCCCATCCTTTATCTGTCCTTATATGCGACGGGCCCTGGAAAAGGCCCTGGAAGGCAGATACGATTATCTTTCCGGGATGGTCCAGGGCTATACCTGTGATGTGGCCTGTGGTCTGACCAACATCTGGGAAGAAAATATCCGGCTCGGATTTTATCATACCCTGCCCCTTCCTTATAACCGAAACCCGGAGGCCCGGGCCTTTTTCCGTTCCATTTTTTCAGAGCTCATTCAAAAATTAGAGGCCCATGGCGGCCGGTTCAGTCTGGAGGCCCTGTCGCAATCCCTAAAAATATATGAAAGGGTCAGAGGCCTGCTGGCGGATCTTTATGAAAGGCGCTATCAGGGTCGTCTGATGCTGTCGGCCAAAGATCTATTCTCTATCGTGCTGGCCGGATTTGTCGCCCCGCCGGAAACCTACCTCCAGCTTCTTGAAGCCCTGGTTAAGGAGGTACAAGGCCAGGAAGTTATAAAGGCGGCCCGGGGATTTCCGATTTTGATTTCCGGAAGTCTCCTCGATGATCCCAAGACCTTGGAGGCCCTGGAGGATCTGGGAATGGATGTCGTAGCCGATGACCTGTGTACCGGCCTGCGCTCTTTTTATCCCCCGGCAGGTGAAGGACCCGGTGAAAAAAATGACCCTCTGGATCGTCTCACAGACCGTTATCTCCATCGTTTTCCCTGCCCGGCCAGGCAAAGGGCCAGGGATCGTTTCCCATTGTTGATGGATCTGGTCAGGCATTCCGGCGCCGGAGGGGTGATCTTTCTGCTACAAAAATTTTGCACCCCCCATTTAGCGGACTACCCCATTCTCTCTGAGGCTTTTAATAAAGAAGGCCTGCCCCATATCCTTTTGGAGATAGAGGATTCGGGTTTGACCGAGGCCCAACGGACCCGTTTGGAGGCCTTTCTGGAGATCCATGGGCGGGGTTAG
- a CDS encoding 2-hydroxyacyl-CoA dehydratase: MRPPSQKRLQAAKALNQLVLRFYQECLEARAKGKPVGWMPPMNGAIEIFYAMDLQPVFPENWSPLCAAFGYAPQNFRIAEALGYSRDLCGYLRNIIGYVHGLMKEGGTPLALPEPDLLLSFGGGCVPAMKIFHILEDRFPEARIFSADLPQVAAEQVQDHHVRYAVSEMYRLIDFLTKTTGKKLDYDRLKEVVGLSNQASILWEEIMAYRRYIPSPFSAAEIGIMFVMVTRQGTREAVDFLTQVRDEVAARAENKIGVIEEEQVRLFWDNIPPWYNLGLLKSFEKMNGVVVAETYSSAWSIRLEGDDPIEALARKSLLSYSLVSCVSIKKRKEMVLKACRDYVIDGVVFHRNKSCAPITLGQMDIKRALEEELGIPSVIIDGDHMDERNFSLAQFQTRTEAFMEMLKHKKGLW, translated from the coding sequence ATGAGACCTCCTTCTCAAAAAAGGCTGCAAGCCGCCAAGGCCTTGAACCAGTTGGTCCTTCGATTTTATCAGGAATGTCTGGAGGCCAGGGCCAAGGGCAAGCCCGTAGGCTGGATGCCCCCTATGAACGGGGCCATTGAAATCTTTTACGCCATGGACCTTCAACCGGTCTTTCCGGAAAACTGGTCCCCCCTTTGTGCCGCCTTTGGCTATGCCCCGCAAAACTTCCGGATTGCCGAGGCGTTGGGATATTCCAGGGACCTTTGCGGTTATCTCAGAAATATTATCGGCTATGTGCATGGGCTGATGAAGGAAGGCGGCACCCCTCTGGCCTTACCGGAACCGGACCTCCTCCTTTCCTTTGGCGGGGGCTGTGTGCCGGCCATGAAGATCTTCCATATCCTGGAAGACCGCTTTCCGGAGGCCAGGATCTTTTCGGCCGATTTACCGCAAGTGGCGGCGGAACAGGTGCAGGACCATCATGTCCGATATGCGGTCAGCGAGATGTACCGGCTGATCGATTTTTTAACCAAGACCACCGGGAAGAAATTGGATTATGACCGGCTTAAGGAAGTCGTGGGCTTATCGAATCAGGCCTCTATCCTCTGGGAGGAGATTATGGCCTATCGCCGTTATATTCCTTCCCCTTTTTCAGCGGCCGAGATCGGTATCATGTTTGTCATGGTCACCCGCCAGGGGACCCGGGAAGCGGTTGATTTTCTAACCCAGGTCAGGGACGAGGTTGCGGCCCGGGCGGAAAACAAGATCGGGGTCATAGAAGAGGAGCAGGTGCGGCTCTTCTGGGACAATATCCCTCCCTGGTACAACCTGGGACTCTTAAAGTCCTTTGAAAAGATGAACGGCGTGGTAGTGGCTGAAACCTATTCTTCGGCCTGGTCCATCAGACTGGAGGGGGATGATCCGATCGAGGCACTGGCCCGCAAAAGCCTTTTGTCCTATTCCCTGGTTTCCTGCGTCTCCATCAAAAAAAGGAAAGAAATGGTCCTCAAAGCTTGCAGAGATTACGTTATTGACGGGGTCGTCTTCCATCGGAACAAATCCTGCGCTCCCATTACCCTGGGTCAGATGGATATCAAACGGGCACTGGAAGAAGAATTGGGCATCCCGTCGGTCATTATCGACGGGGACCACATGGATGAGCGCAACTTTTCCCTGGCCCAGTTTCAAACCAGGACCGAAGCCTTTATGGAGATGCTCAAGCATAAAAAAGGTTTATGGTGA
- a CDS encoding PHP domain-containing protein gives MLQDNPIKLRPLKADLHIHTAEDPLDRVHYTARELILGAAEEGFEVLAITNHQRRTFDQELFSFARDLGILLIPGMEITVQNRHVLLLNPPPNTFFPDFPSLAAMNRPDSLVIAPHPYFPGLHSLNGFLKDNLNFFHALEYCHFYSPHIDFNQRAIELSRSSGLPLLGNSDAHFLEQLGTTFSLIYASKDMESIFSAIRQGKVDVVTTPLSILQMGNFIGRFLRWKMRGKKSRSQRRKMGRPYSGVHL, from the coding sequence ATGTTGCAAGATAACCCGATTAAATTAAGGCCTTTAAAAGCCGATTTGCATATCCATACAGCAGAAGATCCTTTGGATAGGGTCCACTATACAGCCCGGGAACTGATCCTTGGCGCGGCAGAGGAAGGCTTTGAGGTTCTGGCTATCACCAATCATCAACGCCGGACTTTCGACCAGGAGCTCTTCTCCTTTGCCAGGGACCTGGGTATACTGCTCATCCCCGGCATGGAGATCACTGTTCAAAACCGTCATGTCCTTCTTTTGAATCCTCCTCCTAACACCTTTTTCCCGGATTTCCCTTCCCTGGCCGCCATGAATCGTCCCGATAGTCTGGTCATTGCGCCCCACCCCTATTTCCCGGGACTCCATTCTTTAAACGGTTTTTTGAAGGACAATCTCAATTTTTTCCATGCCTTGGAATATTGCCATTTTTATTCTCCCCATATAGACTTCAACCAACGGGCTATTGAATTGTCCCGTTCTTCCGGTCTGCCCCTTTTAGGAAATTCGGACGCCCATTTTTTAGAGCAATTAGGGACCACCTTTTCTCTCATTTACGCCTCAAAAGATATGGAATCGATTTTTTCAGCCATCCGCCAGGGAAAGGTGGATGTAGTGACCACCCCCCTTTCCATTTTACAGATGGGAAATTTTATAGGACGATTTTTGAGGTGGAAGATGCGAGGGAAAAAATCGCGTTCCCAGAGGAGAAAAATGGGGAGACCCTATTCAGGTGTCCATTTATAA
- a CDS encoding VOC family protein, which yields MKVNKIDHICIAVKNLEEARKRWEPFLGKSGPDDAYIDESEKIRVARYWIGEVGFELMESTTPEGDVAKFIEKRGEGVMLLSFNVDNTRAAVEELKGKGYPFIPDSKGEIARPFRDCEFAFVHPKKLNGVLTEIIDYKWTPE from the coding sequence ATGAAAGTCAATAAAATCGATCATATCTGTATCGCCGTTAAGAACCTGGAAGAGGCCAGGAAGCGATGGGAACCTTTCCTGGGCAAGTCGGGACCGGATGATGCCTATATCGATGAATCCGAAAAGATCCGGGTGGCCCGTTATTGGATAGGCGAAGTCGGTTTTGAGCTCATGGAATCCACTACCCCGGAGGGCGATGTGGCCAAATTTATCGAGAAACGGGGCGAAGGGGTCATGCTGCTCAGTTTTAATGTGGATAACACCCGGGCAGCCGTGGAAGAGTTGAAAGGCAAGGGCTACCCCTTTATCCCTGATTCCAAAGGAGAAATCGCCCGCCCTTTCCGGGATTGCGAATTCGCCTTTGTCCACCCCAAAAAATTGAACGGGGTCCTGACCGAGATTATCGATTATAAATGGACACCTGAATAG
- a CDS encoding aminopeptidase P family protein produces MKPKMTFPDFYQSTLTPKEEIGSRISAFQEILRDKDLDAALIYQNVDLFYLSGTMQQGFLLVPGQGQPVLLVKKDLSRALAESPLSLIKPLSSLSKLAETLLHYGHKIPDRIGLEMDCLPINTVQFLEDQLKWKKAKDISTDLRHLRAVKSGFEIRQMQRAGEIGSQVYRAVPELLREGLTEMELAGSMIQKALARGDQNILRSRGFNSWAFNWHVISGQSGTFQSRNDAPFAGLGLNPAFPMGAGLKPIQTGEPVLIDFGNCYNGYQVDQTRMFSIGKPSKEYLKAYRALVEIEGRLLEHLRPGNSAESLYRLALKAAKELGYEDSFLGPKGQKVKFVAHGIGLEIDEFPFLAQGHAYPLKEGMTMALELKIVLEKAAIGFENTVVILKEGVEKLTPADETFIIV; encoded by the coding sequence ATGAAACCCAAAATGACTTTCCCGGACTTTTACCAATCTACCCTGACCCCCAAAGAGGAAATAGGGTCTAGAATATCAGCTTTTCAGGAGATCTTAAGGGATAAGGACCTTGATGCCGCTTTAATCTACCAAAATGTAGATCTCTTTTATCTCAGCGGCACCATGCAGCAAGGCTTCCTTTTGGTTCCCGGTCAGGGACAACCCGTACTGCTGGTCAAAAAAGACCTTTCCAGAGCCCTGGCCGAATCCCCTTTATCTCTGATTAAGCCGTTGTCTTCCTTAAGCAAATTAGCCGAGACCCTTTTGCACTATGGGCACAAGATCCCGGACCGGATCGGGCTGGAAATGGATTGCCTGCCGATCAATACGGTTCAGTTTCTTGAAGATCAGCTCAAGTGGAAAAAAGCCAAGGATATTTCAACCGACCTTCGCCACCTGCGGGCAGTCAAATCCGGCTTTGAAATCAGGCAAATGCAAAGGGCCGGAGAGATCGGCTCTCAGGTATACCGGGCCGTTCCGGAACTCTTAAGAGAAGGTTTAACGGAGATGGAACTGGCCGGCTCGATGATCCAAAAAGCCCTGGCACGGGGGGACCAGAATATTTTGCGCAGCCGGGGGTTTAACAGTTGGGCCTTTAATTGGCATGTGATCAGCGGCCAGAGCGGGACCTTTCAAAGTCGTAACGATGCCCCCTTCGCTGGCTTAGGTCTCAACCCGGCCTTTCCTATGGGAGCCGGTTTAAAACCCATCCAGACCGGGGAGCCTGTTCTGATCGACTTTGGTAACTGTTACAACGGCTACCAGGTGGATCAGACCCGCATGTTCTCCATCGGGAAACCTTCAAAGGAATATTTAAAGGCCTACCGGGCCCTTGTGGAGATAGAAGGCCGTCTCCTGGAACATCTTCGCCCCGGCAACTCAGCCGAATCCCTCTACCGGCTTGCCTTGAAAGCGGCCAAAGAGCTGGGGTATGAAGACTCATTTCTCGGGCCCAAAGGTCAGAAGGTAAAATTCGTGGCTCATGGGATAGGTCTGGAAATCGACGAATTCCCTTTTCTGGCCCAGGGCCACGCCTACCCCCTGAAAGAAGGGATGACCATGGCCCTGGAATTAAAAATAGTTTTGGAAAAGGCGGCCATAGGGTTTGAAAACACCGTGGTTATCTTAAAAGAGGGGGTGGAAAAACTGACTCCCGCCGATGAGACCTTTATTATCGTTTAA
- a CDS encoding PAS domain S-box protein, whose amino-acid sequence MNLKRIGDISLKWKLIIPFLFLAAMGAATLFLVSYRFQSSLIQVNEEQRLKNLYQVFLNDITLKKNMALSLAYLTARNPAGAAALARRDRPRLIALFSPAYTILHRDFGVRQFHFHVPPARSFLRLHAPGQHGEKMEAFRPTINRARETGIGVGGIEMGVLGLSIRSVAPVFYRGRQAGTVEFGLSLEKPLLEEFKKKYNAEVVLFLQEKTGREIPRVFAATVDQPVPPETLFRHLLRSGEILVQTETQAMRKMAVIFGPIRDFSGRIIGLVKISVDRSPSLALLHRYALLAAALGLIGLIASILFVWFISVVFTRRIDAVIKGADEIASGRSDTRMPVKSGDELDVMARAINRMLGSLEASQSRLREYAQNLELMVEQRTRSLKESEQTYRTLVENVPVIVYMIRPDGETLFLNRATDQMIGIAQEQLNGHYEILARHIHPDDRARVLSLREESLNRRQELHVEYRLVHEDGTLVYCFDHAVPVVNENREFYRMDGIIIDVTVQKELQEKSLQAQELETLGQISSRLAHELRNPLVSIGGLARRIVKSFEAADDRAEKGQMILEQVQKLEKILTMMLTYIAPQAVALQPGNLNQLIIQAIEGLRMKLQDSGFSVKLNLDPSLGLISMDENLLEKALANLMENAWSRMGETGALELTTHKNGGVAIVTLAYQVPYIAADDIDHYFYPFTVDYSTVTNAPVSDLVDVSIPKVVIHRHGGKITIIKEDDHRIKITISLPFYQTPLRVPDSHQSAN is encoded by the coding sequence TTGAATTTAAAACGAATCGGCGACATCAGCCTCAAATGGAAGCTGATCATTCCTTTTCTTTTTCTGGCCGCCATGGGAGCGGCTACACTGTTTCTGGTTTCCTATCGCTTTCAGTCCAGCCTGATTCAGGTCAATGAAGAGCAGAGGCTTAAAAATCTGTATCAGGTTTTTCTGAATGATATTACCCTTAAAAAGAATATGGCCTTGAGCCTGGCCTATCTGACGGCCCGGAACCCTGCCGGGGCTGCGGCCCTGGCTCGCAGGGACCGCCCCCGACTGATCGCACTCTTTTCCCCGGCTTATACCATCCTGCATCGGGATTTCGGTGTCCGGCAGTTCCATTTTCATGTGCCGCCGGCCCGTTCTTTCCTCAGACTCCATGCCCCGGGTCAACACGGGGAAAAAATGGAGGCCTTTCGACCGACGATCAATCGCGCCCGGGAGACCGGGATCGGGGTGGGAGGCATTGAAATGGGGGTTCTGGGGTTGAGTATCCGCAGCGTGGCGCCCGTTTTTTACCGTGGCCGCCAAGCCGGTACGGTGGAATTCGGACTCTCCCTGGAAAAGCCGTTGTTGGAGGAGTTCAAGAAAAAATACAATGCCGAAGTAGTCCTCTTCCTGCAGGAGAAAACCGGTCGGGAAATCCCCCGGGTATTTGCGGCCACCGTGGACCAGCCTGTTCCCCCGGAGACACTTTTCCGTCATTTGTTGCGTTCGGGAGAGATACTGGTTCAGACGGAAACGCAGGCTATGAGGAAGATGGCCGTGATTTTCGGGCCCATACGGGATTTTTCGGGGCGTATCATCGGCCTGGTAAAAATAAGTGTGGATCGCAGTCCCTCCCTGGCCCTGCTCCACCGGTATGCCCTGTTGGCCGCTGCCCTGGGATTGATCGGCCTGATCGCCTCGATCCTTTTCGTCTGGTTCATCTCGGTCGTCTTTACCCGGCGCATCGATGCGGTCATAAAAGGAGCCGATGAAATTGCCTCGGGCCGCAGCGATACCCGGATGCCGGTAAAAAGCGGCGATGAACTCGATGTCATGGCCCGGGCCATCAATCGAATGCTGGGATCCCTGGAAGCCTCCCAAAGCCGGCTCCGGGAATACGCCCAGAATTTAGAGTTGATGGTGGAACAAAGGACCCGGAGCCTTAAGGAGTCCGAGCAGACCTATCGGACCCTGGTTGAAAACGTACCTGTGATTGTCTATATGATCAGACCTGACGGGGAGACTCTGTTTTTAAACCGGGCTACGGACCAAATGATTGGAATAGCCCAGGAACAGTTAAACGGACATTACGAAATTTTGGCCCGCCATATTCACCCCGACGACCGGGCCCGGGTCTTATCTCTGCGGGAGGAAAGCCTGAACAGGAGACAGGAACTCCACGTTGAATATCGACTGGTCCATGAGGATGGCACCCTGGTTTATTGTTTTGACCATGCGGTCCCGGTAGTTAATGAAAACCGGGAATTTTACCGGATGGACGGTATCATCATTGATGTGACGGTTCAAAAGGAACTCCAGGAAAAAAGTCTTCAAGCCCAGGAATTGGAAACCCTGGGACAGATTTCATCTCGCCTGGCCCATGAATTGCGCAATCCGCTGGTTTCCATCGGAGGGTTGGCCCGGCGAATCGTCAAATCGTTCGAAGCAGCCGACGACCGGGCGGAGAAAGGGCAGATGATCCTGGAACAGGTACAAAAACTGGAAAAGATCCTGACCATGATGCTGACTTATATCGCACCCCAGGCGGTAGCCCTGCAGCCCGGGAACCTGAACCAGTTAATCATACAGGCTATTGAAGGACTGCGAATGAAATTACAGGACAGCGGCTTTTCTGTTAAATTAAACCTGGATCCAAGTCTGGGGCTGATTTCAATGGACGAAAACCTGTTGGAAAAAGCCCTGGCCAACCTGATGGAGAACGCCTGGAGTCGGATGGGAGAAACAGGTGCGCTGGAATTGACTACCCACAAAAACGGCGGGGTCGCCATCGTGACGCTGGCCTATCAGGTCCCCTATATTGCTGCTGACGACATTGACCATTACTTTTACCCTTTCACAGTCGACTACTCGACTGTAACCAATGCGCCTGTTTCGGACCTGGTAGATGTCTCCATTCCCAAGGTGGTCATCCACAGGCATGGCGGGAAGATCACCATCATCAAGGAAGACGACCATCGGATAAAGATCACCATCTCTCTGCCCTTTTACCAAACTCCGCTTCGGGTTCCGGACTCCCATCAATCAGCTAACTGA
- a CDS encoding branched-chain amino acid aminotransferase, whose amino-acid sequence MEKSISIERTRLSKPKPDQTQLGFGKYFTDHMFIMDYSTDKGWFDPRIVPYAPLRLDPSTMVFHYGQIIFEGLKAYRTADGRILMFRPDKNMERLNLSNDRLCIPSLDPAMGVEAIKTIVSVDKDWVPAEEGTSLYIRPFVIPTDPYLGVRPSNTYQFIIILSPVGAYYPEGINPVKIYVEEQYVRAVKGGMGYAKTPGNYAASLKAQVEANQKGFTQVLWLDGVEKKYVEEVGTMNVFFKINGEVITPALEGSILPGITRESTIQLLNSWGIPVRERKISVQELYEAQADGLFEEAFGTGTAAVISPIGELSWNGSSISINNGEIGKLSADLYQTITGIQKGTLKDEWRWTVEVE is encoded by the coding sequence ATGGAGAAATCCATCTCAATAGAAAGAACCAGGTTATCCAAACCCAAGCCGGATCAAACCCAGTTGGGATTCGGGAAGTATTTTACCGATCACATGTTTATTATGGATTATTCAACCGATAAAGGTTGGTTTGACCCCAGGATCGTCCCTTATGCCCCCCTGCGGCTGGATCCTTCCACCATGGTGTTCCACTACGGGCAGATTATTTTTGAGGGATTAAAGGCCTACCGCACGGCGGATGGAAGGATATTAATGTTTCGCCCGGACAAGAACATGGAACGGCTTAATCTTTCCAATGACCGACTCTGTATCCCTTCCCTGGACCCGGCCATGGGAGTCGAAGCCATTAAGACCATAGTCTCCGTGGATAAAGACTGGGTGCCTGCGGAAGAGGGCACTTCTTTATATATCCGTCCCTTTGTGATTCCCACAGACCCTTACCTGGGGGTGAGACCCTCCAATACCTATCAATTTATTATCATTCTTTCTCCTGTGGGGGCCTATTATCCCGAGGGGATCAACCCGGTAAAAATCTACGTTGAAGAACAATACGTGCGGGCCGTGAAAGGCGGAATGGGCTATGCCAAAACCCCTGGGAATTATGCGGCCAGCTTGAAGGCCCAGGTGGAGGCCAATCAAAAAGGATTTACCCAGGTTTTATGGCTCGACGGGGTGGAGAAAAAATATGTGGAAGAAGTGGGGACCATGAACGTCTTCTTCAAAATCAATGGGGAGGTGATCACCCCGGCCCTGGAAGGGAGCATTCTCCCCGGCATTACCCGGGAATCAACGATTCAATTACTGAACAGTTGGGGGATTCCGGTTCGGGAAAGAAAGATTTCCGTCCAGGAATTGTATGAAGCCCAGGCCGACGGGTTGTTCGAAGAGGCCTTTGGAACAGGAACCGCGGCGGTCATTTCTCCTATTGGTGAACTGAGCTGGAACGGCTCAAGTATTTCCATAAACAACGGCGAAATCGGCAAGTTGTCGGCCGACCTCTACCAAACCATTACCGGCATCCAAAAAGGAACTTTGAAAGACGAATGGCGTTGGACCGTGGAGGTGGAGTAA